The Centroberyx gerrardi isolate f3 chromosome 19, fCenGer3.hap1.cur.20231027, whole genome shotgun sequence genome has a segment encoding these proteins:
- the rprd2a gene encoding regulation of nuclear pre-mRNA domain-containing protein 2a isoform X2, whose protein sequence is MVEEMLNLFYVANDVIQNCKRKNAMVYRTAFAEVLPDAFLLVNTDGDPKVMRSVERILTIWEERGVYSGALITELKGYLVKEESPPETPVEQKTPVDSKAALKSKVVAEFVPQALIDQLSKYKTSVEEVDLREKQLAAMRVDVCSSEALKKLKDKAGGKKFSKDFEEGSAKLQDFVKFLDRQSKGGPPLLEALSNADIFYEMQYQEVKIVANAYQTFANRVSHLKRKLDSLKATLPDLDESPIPSPSADAPSPTGSESPFHGLEMPNPDPDPDLDGSAMDDEAEPPAPSPLSSPGASPKQTFTVGENDNREVEDMELSEDEMESGGIIVEEKVESPAHIAASSPVPAKTEPSAATEQPASAATPTSAAPPASLPSVDLSKIGSLLNSLTSVMKSTGPSVESPSAPATTGPSVKTTPPAPAASQDASSLVNLLSQVDMTPTELLNALSKAQGQGSSLQGLTSLLSSPAGKVSSDSSSSGKVPPSLSSTPASAAPSKSLSLSSVTPVPSPPISTVRQSPSSQAETPLPTSNSASALVQALHRDMELTTDAEPSLSSGSLESKIHSFLQGNPGFSAFSLGLSVDPVVGGDNLSPVTGTDTQDGTPVRDEGGGTPTQDEIMDKPVVEPFTSNTDQLSTVGTAAKMAPTAYRNNTRQDTSNPQQPGHLQPGVAQNGQGYRPYPYGNQEMSKHGIATPVAHYQQIPTQRPGPVPREGAKGNAISNKTVEGFQGVNERGWYGDAYPEGSTQRPRGYNVATPGGGGENKTGLYPYQADQTREPQGLASQQGAPASSGFFKSNLPPVPRLPPPPDGFEAPPSMTGSKMVPPEQQPQPSPDREEVTGARVDSVIGGMVIHDHQHKSMFHQDDPLFNPDELHRHPDELHRHPNELHRHPDNLRPHPDDLRYQEDLNRYHDDARHRDAIFHQDDPYRHPEDPYYRPGSPPHRYPRVRGRLTPPLSPSDGAYYAHDYPPSSPSSPPHYAPRRPLPPHPEMRHPGPRPPYRPPHPPLHPAHHPHPRGPPHAPLFPPFHGPDPWLRGKRPGPRGGGPAGPVFAPKRPFLPPRY, encoded by the exons GCTCAACTTGTTTTACGTCGCCAACGATGTCATTCAGAACTGTAAGAGGAAAAACGCCATGGTGTACCGCACGGCATTCGCTGAGGTGCTCCCCGACGCTTTCTTGCTGGTCAA TACTGATGGGGACCCCAAGGTGATGAGGTCGGTGGAGAGGATACTGACCAtctgggaggagaggggtgtgTATTCAGGGGCTCTCATCACCGAACTCAAGGGTTACTTGGTCAAAGAGGAGTCCCCTCCTGAGACACCTGTGGAGCAAAAAA CTCCAGTTGATTCCAAAGCAGCTCTCAAGTCCAAGGTTGTTGCTGAGTTTGTG CCCCAGGCGCTGATAGACCAGCTGTCCAAGTACAAGACTTCAGTAGAAGAGGTGgacctgagagagaaacagctggCAGCCATGAGGGTCGACGTCTGCAGTTCTGAAGCCCTCAAGAAACTCAAAG ACaaggcaggaggaaagaagTTCTCCAAGGACTTTGAGGAAGGAAGTGCGAAGCTGCAGGACTTCGTTAAATTCCTCGACCGACAAAGCAAAGGGGGGCCTCCTCTCCTAGAAGCCCTCAGCAATGCCGATATCTTCTATGAGATGCAGTACCAGGAGGTCAAGATTGTCGCTAAT GCCTACCAAACGTTTGCTAACCGGGTGTCCCACCTGAAGCGTAAGCTAGACAGCCTGAAGGCCACCTTACCGGACCTGGACGAGTCACCCATTCCCTCACCCTCTGCGGACGCACCGTCTCCCACGGGCTCCGAGTCGCCCTTCCACGGTCTGGAGATGCCCAACCCTGATCCTGATCCAGATCTGGATGGCTCCGCTATGGATGACGAGGCTGAGCCACCAGCCCCGAGCCCCCTGTCCTCGCCCGGAGCATCCCCCAAACAAACCTTCACTGTCGGGGAGAATGACAACCGCGAAGTGGAGGACATGGAGCTTTCGGAGGATGAAATGGAGAGTGGTGGCATCATAG TTGAGGAGAAGGttgaaagccccgcccacataGCGGCGTCCAGTCCAGTCCCTGCCAAAACTGAGCCATCGGCAGCAACGGAGCAGCCCGCCTCAGCTGCCACGCCCACCTCAGCTGCCCCGCCAGCCAGTCTGCCCAGTGTTGACCTGAGTAAAATTGGCTCCCTCCTCAACAGTTTAACCTCAGTCATGAAGAGCACAG gacCTTCAGTGGAGAGCCCCTCTGCACCGGCCACCACCGGCCCCTCAGTGAAGACCACACCTCCTGCCCCAGCAGCCTCCCAAGATGCCAGCTCTCTGGTCAACCTCCTGTCCCAGGTGGACATGACTCCTACAGAGCTCCTCAATGCTCTGTCCAAAGCCCAGGGCCAAGGCAGCAGCCTTCAGG GCCTCACGTCTCTTCTGAGCAGCCCAGCTGGAAAAGTCTCCTCAGACTCCTCCAGTTCAGGCAaggttcctccctctctctcctccacacctgcctCAGCAGCACCCTCCAagagcctgtctctctcctctgttacGCCTGTGCCTTCTCCACCCATCTCCACTGTAAGGCAGAGCCCCAGCTCCCAAGCAGAAACGCCCCTTCCAACTTCCAACTCAGCTTCTGCCCTGGTCCAGGCTCTCCATAGAGACATGGAGCTGACAACAGACGCAGAACCCTCCTTGTCCTCTGGCAGTTTGGAGTCTAAAATCCACAGCTTCCTGCAGGGGAACCCCGGTTTCAGCGCCTTCAGCCTGGGATTATCTGTCGACCCGGTCGTCGGGGGTGACAACCTCAGCCCGGTAACTGGGACAGATACCCAGGATGGGACCCCAGTGCGGGACGAGGGTGGGGGCACCCCCACTCAAGATGAGATCATGGACAAGCCAGTGGTGGAACCGTTCACTTCCAACACAGATCAGTTGTCCACTGTAGGAACAGCTGCAAAAATGGCTCCCACTGCCTACCGGAATAACACTCGGCAGGACACCAGCAATCCCCAACAACCCGGCCACTTGCAGCCGGGGGTGGCTCAGAATGGGCAAGGCTACCGGCCGTACCCATATGGTAATCAGGAGATGTCAAAGCATGGGATTGCGACACCTGTTGCACACTACCAACAGATTCCCACACAAAGACCAGGGCCAGTGCCCAGGGAGGGAGCCAAAGGCAACGCCATTAGTAATAAGACTGTTGAGGGCTTCCAGGGTGTGAATGAAAGGGGTTGGTATGGTGACGCTTACCCAGAGGGAAGCACCCAGCGCCCCAGAGGCTACAATGTGGCTACACCAGGAGGGGGTggagaaaacaagacaggaCTGTATCCATACCAAGCAGACCAAACTCGGGAACCTCAGGGGTTGGCGTCCCAGCAGGGAGCCCCCGCCTCCTCTGGTTTCTTCAAAAGCAACCTCCCTCCTGTCCCAAGGTTACCGCCCCCTCCTGACGGCTTTGAGGCCCCTCCTTCCATGACAGGTAGTAAGATGGTTCCCCCAGAGCAGCAGCCTCAGCCAAGCCCAGATCGAGAGGAGGTGACAGGGGCCCGAGTGGACAGTGTCATCGGTGGGATGGTGATCCATGACCATCAGCACAAATCCATGTTCCATCAAGATGATCCCCTGTTTAACCCTGATGAACTTCACCGTCACCCTGATGAACTTCACCGTCACCCTAACGAACTTCACCGTCACCCTGACAACTTGCGCCCTCACCCGGATGACTTACGGTACCAGGAAGACCTCAATCGTTACCATGACGACGCCCGCCATCGCGATGCCATTTTCCATCAAGACGACCCTTACCGTCACCCAGAGGATCCGTACTACCGACCAGGTAGCCCTCCACATCGGTACCCCAGAGTTCGAGGGCgcctcactccccctctctccccctcagaCGGTGCTTACTATGCCCACGACTACCCGCCGAgcagcccctcctctcctccccactaTGCTCCTAGGAGACCGCTGCCACCTCATCCTGAAATGCGTCATCCTGGCCCGCGGCCTCCCTACCGGCCTCCCCACCCGCCTCTCCACCCAGCACATCACCCACACCCCAGAGGACCCCCACACGCACCGTTATTTCCTCCGTTCCACGGCCCGGATCCATGGTTACGAGGCAAACGTCCAGGTCCGAGAGGAGGGGGACCTGCCGGTCCGGTCTTCGCCCCAAAAAGACCATTCCTACCCCCACGGTACTGA
- the rprd2a gene encoding regulation of nuclear pre-mRNA domain-containing protein 2a isoform X1, which produces MATGAGASGGSLESSLDRKFHNVSNTMDSIQALSTWCIDNKKYHSLIVRGWMKWLRKSDASHRLNLFYVANDVIQNCKRKNAMVYRTAFAEVLPDAFLLVNTDGDPKVMRSVERILTIWEERGVYSGALITELKGYLVKEESPPETPVEQKTPVDSKAALKSKVVAEFVPQALIDQLSKYKTSVEEVDLREKQLAAMRVDVCSSEALKKLKDKAGGKKFSKDFEEGSAKLQDFVKFLDRQSKGGPPLLEALSNADIFYEMQYQEVKIVANAYQTFANRVSHLKRKLDSLKATLPDLDESPIPSPSADAPSPTGSESPFHGLEMPNPDPDPDLDGSAMDDEAEPPAPSPLSSPGASPKQTFTVGENDNREVEDMELSEDEMESGGIIVEEKVESPAHIAASSPVPAKTEPSAATEQPASAATPTSAAPPASLPSVDLSKIGSLLNSLTSVMKSTGPSVESPSAPATTGPSVKTTPPAPAASQDASSLVNLLSQVDMTPTELLNALSKAQGQGSSLQGLTSLLSSPAGKVSSDSSSSGKVPPSLSSTPASAAPSKSLSLSSVTPVPSPPISTVRQSPSSQAETPLPTSNSASALVQALHRDMELTTDAEPSLSSGSLESKIHSFLQGNPGFSAFSLGLSVDPVVGGDNLSPVTGTDTQDGTPVRDEGGGTPTQDEIMDKPVVEPFTSNTDQLSTVGTAAKMAPTAYRNNTRQDTSNPQQPGHLQPGVAQNGQGYRPYPYGNQEMSKHGIATPVAHYQQIPTQRPGPVPREGAKGNAISNKTVEGFQGVNERGWYGDAYPEGSTQRPRGYNVATPGGGGENKTGLYPYQADQTREPQGLASQQGAPASSGFFKSNLPPVPRLPPPPDGFEAPPSMTGSKMVPPEQQPQPSPDREEVTGARVDSVIGGMVIHDHQHKSMFHQDDPLFNPDELHRHPDELHRHPNELHRHPDNLRPHPDDLRYQEDLNRYHDDARHRDAIFHQDDPYRHPEDPYYRPGSPPHRYPRVRGRLTPPLSPSDGAYYAHDYPPSSPSSPPHYAPRRPLPPHPEMRHPGPRPPYRPPHPPLHPAHHPHPRGPPHAPLFPPFHGPDPWLRGKRPGPRGGGPAGPVFAPKRPFLPPRY; this is translated from the exons CTGATGCCTCACACAGGCTCAACTTGTTTTACGTCGCCAACGATGTCATTCAGAACTGTAAGAGGAAAAACGCCATGGTGTACCGCACGGCATTCGCTGAGGTGCTCCCCGACGCTTTCTTGCTGGTCAA TACTGATGGGGACCCCAAGGTGATGAGGTCGGTGGAGAGGATACTGACCAtctgggaggagaggggtgtgTATTCAGGGGCTCTCATCACCGAACTCAAGGGTTACTTGGTCAAAGAGGAGTCCCCTCCTGAGACACCTGTGGAGCAAAAAA CTCCAGTTGATTCCAAAGCAGCTCTCAAGTCCAAGGTTGTTGCTGAGTTTGTG CCCCAGGCGCTGATAGACCAGCTGTCCAAGTACAAGACTTCAGTAGAAGAGGTGgacctgagagagaaacagctggCAGCCATGAGGGTCGACGTCTGCAGTTCTGAAGCCCTCAAGAAACTCAAAG ACaaggcaggaggaaagaagTTCTCCAAGGACTTTGAGGAAGGAAGTGCGAAGCTGCAGGACTTCGTTAAATTCCTCGACCGACAAAGCAAAGGGGGGCCTCCTCTCCTAGAAGCCCTCAGCAATGCCGATATCTTCTATGAGATGCAGTACCAGGAGGTCAAGATTGTCGCTAAT GCCTACCAAACGTTTGCTAACCGGGTGTCCCACCTGAAGCGTAAGCTAGACAGCCTGAAGGCCACCTTACCGGACCTGGACGAGTCACCCATTCCCTCACCCTCTGCGGACGCACCGTCTCCCACGGGCTCCGAGTCGCCCTTCCACGGTCTGGAGATGCCCAACCCTGATCCTGATCCAGATCTGGATGGCTCCGCTATGGATGACGAGGCTGAGCCACCAGCCCCGAGCCCCCTGTCCTCGCCCGGAGCATCCCCCAAACAAACCTTCACTGTCGGGGAGAATGACAACCGCGAAGTGGAGGACATGGAGCTTTCGGAGGATGAAATGGAGAGTGGTGGCATCATAG TTGAGGAGAAGGttgaaagccccgcccacataGCGGCGTCCAGTCCAGTCCCTGCCAAAACTGAGCCATCGGCAGCAACGGAGCAGCCCGCCTCAGCTGCCACGCCCACCTCAGCTGCCCCGCCAGCCAGTCTGCCCAGTGTTGACCTGAGTAAAATTGGCTCCCTCCTCAACAGTTTAACCTCAGTCATGAAGAGCACAG gacCTTCAGTGGAGAGCCCCTCTGCACCGGCCACCACCGGCCCCTCAGTGAAGACCACACCTCCTGCCCCAGCAGCCTCCCAAGATGCCAGCTCTCTGGTCAACCTCCTGTCCCAGGTGGACATGACTCCTACAGAGCTCCTCAATGCTCTGTCCAAAGCCCAGGGCCAAGGCAGCAGCCTTCAGG GCCTCACGTCTCTTCTGAGCAGCCCAGCTGGAAAAGTCTCCTCAGACTCCTCCAGTTCAGGCAaggttcctccctctctctcctccacacctgcctCAGCAGCACCCTCCAagagcctgtctctctcctctgttacGCCTGTGCCTTCTCCACCCATCTCCACTGTAAGGCAGAGCCCCAGCTCCCAAGCAGAAACGCCCCTTCCAACTTCCAACTCAGCTTCTGCCCTGGTCCAGGCTCTCCATAGAGACATGGAGCTGACAACAGACGCAGAACCCTCCTTGTCCTCTGGCAGTTTGGAGTCTAAAATCCACAGCTTCCTGCAGGGGAACCCCGGTTTCAGCGCCTTCAGCCTGGGATTATCTGTCGACCCGGTCGTCGGGGGTGACAACCTCAGCCCGGTAACTGGGACAGATACCCAGGATGGGACCCCAGTGCGGGACGAGGGTGGGGGCACCCCCACTCAAGATGAGATCATGGACAAGCCAGTGGTGGAACCGTTCACTTCCAACACAGATCAGTTGTCCACTGTAGGAACAGCTGCAAAAATGGCTCCCACTGCCTACCGGAATAACACTCGGCAGGACACCAGCAATCCCCAACAACCCGGCCACTTGCAGCCGGGGGTGGCTCAGAATGGGCAAGGCTACCGGCCGTACCCATATGGTAATCAGGAGATGTCAAAGCATGGGATTGCGACACCTGTTGCACACTACCAACAGATTCCCACACAAAGACCAGGGCCAGTGCCCAGGGAGGGAGCCAAAGGCAACGCCATTAGTAATAAGACTGTTGAGGGCTTCCAGGGTGTGAATGAAAGGGGTTGGTATGGTGACGCTTACCCAGAGGGAAGCACCCAGCGCCCCAGAGGCTACAATGTGGCTACACCAGGAGGGGGTggagaaaacaagacaggaCTGTATCCATACCAAGCAGACCAAACTCGGGAACCTCAGGGGTTGGCGTCCCAGCAGGGAGCCCCCGCCTCCTCTGGTTTCTTCAAAAGCAACCTCCCTCCTGTCCCAAGGTTACCGCCCCCTCCTGACGGCTTTGAGGCCCCTCCTTCCATGACAGGTAGTAAGATGGTTCCCCCAGAGCAGCAGCCTCAGCCAAGCCCAGATCGAGAGGAGGTGACAGGGGCCCGAGTGGACAGTGTCATCGGTGGGATGGTGATCCATGACCATCAGCACAAATCCATGTTCCATCAAGATGATCCCCTGTTTAACCCTGATGAACTTCACCGTCACCCTGATGAACTTCACCGTCACCCTAACGAACTTCACCGTCACCCTGACAACTTGCGCCCTCACCCGGATGACTTACGGTACCAGGAAGACCTCAATCGTTACCATGACGACGCCCGCCATCGCGATGCCATTTTCCATCAAGACGACCCTTACCGTCACCCAGAGGATCCGTACTACCGACCAGGTAGCCCTCCACATCGGTACCCCAGAGTTCGAGGGCgcctcactccccctctctccccctcagaCGGTGCTTACTATGCCCACGACTACCCGCCGAgcagcccctcctctcctccccactaTGCTCCTAGGAGACCGCTGCCACCTCATCCTGAAATGCGTCATCCTGGCCCGCGGCCTCCCTACCGGCCTCCCCACCCGCCTCTCCACCCAGCACATCACCCACACCCCAGAGGACCCCCACACGCACCGTTATTTCCTCCGTTCCACGGCCCGGATCCATGGTTACGAGGCAAACGTCCAGGTCCGAGAGGAGGGGGACCTGCCGGTCCGGTCTTCGCCCCAAAAAGACCATTCCTACCCCCACGGTACTGA